One Desulfobulbus propionicus DSM 2032 DNA segment encodes these proteins:
- a CDS encoding hydrogenase iron-sulfur subunit, with product MATDYVRMAVTRAQKTELPVPYQLETICKKILVMGGGLAGLTAAKEAALAGYEVTIVEKEPQLGGKALGWRKMFPTAFPYDALENPTIHDLIAEVQGNSKITVKTSCEVARIGGAPGQFNVTFKGAGTASEWDAPAKVTADQQDLINKGELDDPNKGLQKYTTLNPEGEIFGAVVLATGWKPADVSQYDHLGYGKLTNVVTNAEFEKLAKNGKVPARVAFVQSPGGKDNDQDFPYCNSVTSMVALKQANYVVEDNPVDGKAYILYQHMRTPGNTELFYKGMQAKDGVFMTKAAVTKVDAAGSGLVVDVEDNLLGENLQLEVDMVVLAAGMVPTTAGENVINLAYRQGPAFLDLDLFDGYADSHFICFPYETRRTGIYTCGGVRKAETMEETIDDATGAALKAIQCIESANRGVAVHPRSGDQTYPDFFFSRCTQCKRCTEECPFGALDDDEKGTPLPNPTRCRRCGTCMGACPERIINFADYSIDMIGSMVKSIEVPDDDEEKLRIAVFVCENDAYPAIDMSGMHRNKINRLVRFIPVRCLGSVNMVWIKDAMSSGMDGALLLGCKYGDDYQCHFVKGSEIASRRMENIGETLGSLGLEPERCGVREIAISDYDKIPAIIDEFVEEIVAMGPNPFKGF from the coding sequence ATGGCCACCGACTATGTTCGCATGGCCGTGACCCGGGCACAAAAAACCGAGTTGCCGGTTCCTTATCAATTGGAAACCATTTGTAAAAAGATTTTGGTCATGGGTGGCGGCCTCGCCGGTCTGACGGCAGCTAAAGAGGCGGCCCTCGCGGGATATGAGGTGACCATTGTCGAAAAGGAACCGCAGTTGGGTGGCAAGGCTCTGGGGTGGAGGAAAATGTTTCCGACCGCCTTTCCTTACGATGCGCTCGAAAATCCAACCATTCATGATTTGATCGCCGAGGTTCAGGGCAACAGCAAGATCACGGTCAAGACGAGTTGCGAAGTGGCTCGGATCGGTGGCGCGCCAGGCCAGTTCAATGTTACCTTCAAAGGTGCTGGGACGGCATCCGAATGGGATGCTCCGGCAAAGGTGACCGCCGACCAGCAGGACCTGATCAACAAGGGCGAGCTCGATGATCCCAACAAAGGGTTGCAAAAATATACCACTTTGAACCCGGAGGGAGAAATCTTTGGTGCGGTAGTTCTTGCCACTGGCTGGAAACCAGCTGATGTCTCCCAGTATGACCATCTTGGCTACGGCAAGTTGACCAATGTAGTCACCAACGCTGAATTCGAAAAATTGGCCAAAAACGGTAAGGTCCCCGCGCGGGTTGCTTTTGTCCAGAGTCCAGGCGGCAAGGACAATGACCAGGATTTCCCCTACTGCAACTCGGTCACCTCGATGGTTGCCTTGAAGCAGGCAAATTATGTCGTTGAGGACAATCCGGTTGATGGCAAGGCCTATATCCTTTATCAACACATGCGCACGCCCGGCAATACCGAGCTGTTTTATAAGGGGATGCAGGCAAAAGACGGCGTATTCATGACCAAGGCTGCGGTCACCAAGGTTGACGCGGCTGGCAGTGGACTGGTGGTTGATGTGGAAGACAACCTGCTGGGTGAGAATCTGCAGCTCGAAGTTGATATGGTCGTCCTTGCGGCTGGCATGGTTCCAACGACCGCCGGTGAAAACGTGATCAACTTGGCCTACCGGCAGGGACCTGCCTTTCTCGATCTCGATTTGTTTGATGGGTATGCGGACTCTCATTTCATCTGCTTTCCCTATGAGACCCGTCGGACCGGTATCTATACCTGCGGCGGTGTCCGGAAAGCGGAAACCATGGAAGAAACGATTGACGATGCGACCGGTGCGGCTTTGAAAGCCATTCAGTGCATCGAGTCGGCGAATCGTGGGGTGGCTGTTCATCCCCGCTCCGGTGACCAAACCTATCCCGATTTTTTCTTCTCGCGCTGTACCCAATGCAAGCGGTGCACGGAAGAGTGTCCGTTTGGCGCACTTGATGACGACGAGAAAGGCACACCGTTGCCCAACCCGACTCGATGCCGACGTTGTGGAACTTGTATGGGCGCCTGTCCTGAACGTATCATCAACTTTGCCGATTACAGCATCGATATGATCGGCTCGATGGTCAAATCCATCGAGGTCCCGGATGACGATGAAGAAAAACTGCGCATCGCGGTTTTTGTCTGCGAGAACGACGCCTACCCGGCGATCGATATGTCCGGTATGCATCGCAACAAGATCAACAGGCTGGTGCGATTTATCCCGGTTCGCTGCTTAGGCTCGGTCAATATGGTCTGGATCAAGGATGCAATGTCGTCCGGCATGGACGGCGCCTTGTTACTGGGATGCAAATATGGCGACGATTATCAGTGCCATTTTGTTAAGGGTTCCGAGATCGCCTCCCGGCGCATGGAGAACATCGGCGAAACGCTGGGCTCCTTGGGCCTGGAGCCAGAACGGTGTGGTGTACGTGAAATCGCCATCTCCGATTATGACAAGATTCCGGCCATTATTGACGAATTTGTCGAGGAAATCGTGGCTATGGGACCGAACCCGTTCAAAGGCTTCTAA
- the qmoC gene encoding quinone-interacting membrane-bound oxidoreductase complex subunit QmoC produces MSMNVQPDLDFIKAMKEAGGDTLKKCYQCATCSVACPLSSDDNPFPRKQMILAQWGLKDKLISDANIFLCHQCGDCTEMCPRGARPGDVLGAIRSYAYRSLAWPKALADLCASAKNLPMLIGIPAVAIFIMWLISGGMHIPSGEHFAKVGYTQFFGHWDFRLLAKNVLFIDIIMLTAVGIAITSIYKGISTLWKGMQASIGLTDVAYRPSVTQFIQQFLWPSIIEILQHTRFKECTVNADRVKGHQPLVFAFIGLFIVTCYSLFTQDVIGIFIPSMHGPISMWNPVKLLANVSAVAMIAGIGILWMNRSRMEAAGKASNTFYDWFLIWIIMGVGVTGLAAELLRLVGIPSLGYIVYYLHLISVAMLFLYMPYTKFAHIVYRTFAMAFERYRDSSYIKNPLNQ; encoded by the coding sequence ATGTCTATGAACGTGCAACCCGATCTTGATTTTATCAAAGCCATGAAGGAGGCGGGTGGCGACACTTTGAAAAAGTGTTATCAATGCGCGACATGTTCTGTCGCCTGCCCGCTTTCCTCCGACGATAATCCTTTTCCCAGAAAGCAGATGATTCTTGCTCAGTGGGGATTAAAGGATAAGCTTATTAGTGACGCCAACATTTTCCTTTGCCATCAATGCGGCGATTGCACTGAAATGTGCCCGCGTGGGGCTCGCCCCGGTGACGTGCTTGGTGCCATTCGTTCCTATGCGTATCGATCCCTTGCCTGGCCAAAAGCCCTAGCTGATTTGTGCGCTTCCGCCAAGAATTTGCCCATGCTCATCGGCATTCCGGCGGTGGCCATCTTCATCATGTGGCTCATTTCCGGTGGAATGCATATTCCGTCAGGTGAACACTTCGCCAAAGTCGGATATACGCAATTTTTTGGACACTGGGACTTCCGTCTGCTCGCTAAGAACGTGTTGTTCATTGATATTATCATGCTGACTGCCGTGGGAATCGCTATCACTTCCATATACAAGGGGATATCCACCTTGTGGAAGGGCATGCAGGCATCCATCGGCTTGACCGATGTGGCGTATCGTCCATCGGTGACCCAATTTATTCAACAATTTCTCTGGCCGTCCATTATCGAAATACTGCAGCATACTCGATTCAAGGAATGCACTGTCAATGCTGACCGGGTAAAAGGTCACCAGCCTCTAGTTTTTGCCTTTATCGGACTGTTCATCGTTACTTGTTATTCCTTGTTCACCCAGGATGTTATCGGTATTTTTATACCTTCGATGCACGGCCCGATCTCGATGTGGAATCCTGTAAAATTGCTTGCCAATGTCAGTGCAGTGGCAATGATTGCCGGTATCGGTATCCTTTGGATGAACAGATCCAGAATGGAAGCGGCTGGCAAAGCATCGAACACCTTTTATGATTGGTTTCTTATTTGGATCATCATGGGGGTGGGTGTCACCGGTTTGGCCGCTGAGTTGCTGCGCCTCGTAGGCATCCCTTCTTTGGGGTATATCGTTTACTATCTGCACCTTATTTCTGTTGCCATGCTTTTCCTGTACATGCCTTACACTAAGTTTGCCCATATCGTGTACCGGACCTTTGCCATGGCGTTTGAGCGTTATCGGGATTCTTCCTATATCAAAAACCCACTGAATCAGTAA
- the tuf gene encoding elongation factor Tu, producing the protein MAKEKFERTKPHVNVGTIGHIDHGKTTLTAAITRVLSTKGMAKFTDFSEIDKAPEEKERGITIATAHVEYETPTRHYAHVDCPGHADYIKNMITGAAQMDGAILVVAATDGPMPQTREHILLARQVGVPAMVVFLNKCDMVDDPELIELVEMELRELLDKYDFPGDEIPIIQGSALNALEFPEDEVKAKCIWDLMEAVDSYIPQPERAIDKPFLMPVEDVFSISGRGTVATGRIERGVIHVGDEVEIVGIRPTAKTTCTGVEMFRKLLDEGQAGDNIGALLRGVKREEIVRGQVLAKPGSIKPHKKFKAEAYILTKEEGGRHTPFFNGYRPQFYFRTTDVTGVCTLEEGVEMVMPGDNIHITGELITPIAMEAGLRFAIREGGRTVGAGVISEIIE; encoded by the coding sequence ATGGCGAAGGAAAAATTTGAGCGGACAAAGCCGCATGTCAATGTAGGAACAATCGGTCACATTGACCATGGCAAGACGACCTTAACGGCGGCGATCACTCGGGTGTTGTCGACCAAGGGCATGGCCAAGTTCACTGACTTCAGCGAGATTGACAAGGCGCCGGAAGAGAAGGAGCGCGGCATTACCATCGCGACCGCACATGTCGAATACGAAACGCCAACCCGCCATTATGCCCATGTGGACTGTCCTGGCCATGCGGACTATATCAAGAACATGATCACTGGTGCCGCCCAGATGGATGGCGCGATTCTCGTGGTTGCGGCAACCGACGGTCCGATGCCGCAAACTAGGGAGCACATCCTTCTTGCCCGTCAGGTTGGTGTGCCGGCAATGGTCGTCTTTTTGAACAAGTGCGACATGGTCGATGATCCGGAATTGATCGAGCTGGTCGAGATGGAGCTTCGCGAGTTGCTCGATAAATACGATTTCCCCGGTGACGAGATTCCGATTATCCAGGGGTCGGCGCTGAATGCACTTGAGTTTCCGGAAGACGAGGTCAAGGCCAAGTGTATCTGGGATCTGATGGAGGCGGTTGACAGCTACATTCCGCAGCCCGAGCGAGCCATTGATAAGCCGTTCCTGATGCCTGTTGAGGACGTCTTTTCCATCTCTGGGCGTGGTACGGTTGCCACGGGCCGAATTGAGCGTGGTGTGATTCACGTGGGCGACGAGGTGGAGATCGTCGGGATTCGCCCGACCGCGAAAACCACTTGTACCGGTGTCGAGATGTTTCGCAAATTGCTTGATGAGGGGCAGGCCGGCGATAATATTGGCGCCTTGCTTCGCGGTGTCAAGCGCGAAGAGATTGTCCGTGGTCAGGTACTGGCCAAGCCGGGTTCGATCAAGCCGCACAAGAAATTCAAAGCAGAGGCCTATATATTGACCAAGGAAGAGGGCGGTCGGCATACCCCCTTCTTTAATGGGTATCGTCCACAGTTTTATTTCCGGACAACCGATGTGACCGGTGTGTGTACGCTTGAAGAGGGTGTGGAGATGGTTATGCCTGGTGATAATATCCATATCACCGGTGAATTGATCACGCCGATCGCCATGGAGGCTGGTTTGCGATTTGCCATCCGGGAAGGTGGGCGCACGGTAGGCGCAGGCGTTATCAGCGAAATTATCGAATAA
- the rpmG gene encoding 50S ribosomal protein L33 codes for MRDNITLACQTCKQRNYTTTKNKKTVPHKLELKKYCPFCKTHTPHKETK; via the coding sequence ATGAGAGATAACATTACGCTTGCTTGTCAAACGTGTAAGCAACGCAATTATACTACGACCAAAAATAAAAAAACCGTGCCGCATAAGTTGGAGTTAAAAAAATACTGCCCCTTCTGCAAAACGCATACTCCGCACAAAGAAACCAAATAA
- the secE gene encoding preprotein translocase subunit SecE, with amino-acid sequence MSTKKATRTGKGGVEAKKDPVDQEGRSAFSPSGIRQFILEVQSEFRKIVWPGKKPTAGLTGFVVLLVVLISLYLGSVDLLLGKLVSYVLN; translated from the coding sequence ATGTCGACAAAAAAAGCAACACGAACGGGGAAGGGTGGAGTGGAGGCAAAGAAAGATCCTGTCGATCAGGAGGGTCGTTCTGCTTTCTCCCCCTCTGGTATCCGCCAGTTTATTCTCGAAGTGCAATCAGAGTTCCGAAAAATTGTCTGGCCTGGAAAAAAGCCTACGGCTGGTTTGACAGGTTTTGTCGTTTTGCTGGTTGTTCTTATTTCTCTGTATCTTGGCTCGGTCGATCTTCTTCTCGGGAAGCTGGTGTCATACGTGCTTAATTGA
- the nusG gene encoding transcription termination/antitermination protein NusG → MAKSWYIVHTHTGFENKVKSTLEERIKLAGQEDLFGEILVPTEQVVEMVKGARKTSERKFFPGYILVNMEMNERSWHTVQETPRVTGFVGINMSQAGADKDIYKKIPSLTDKEADKILGRIADGANKPKPKVVFAEGDAVRVIDGPFANFQGVIEEVFPDKGRVRVMVSIFGRSTPVELEYIQVSKN, encoded by the coding sequence ATGGCAAAGAGCTGGTACATAGTTCATACGCATACCGGGTTTGAGAATAAGGTCAAGTCCACTCTCGAAGAGCGCATCAAGCTTGCCGGACAGGAAGATTTGTTCGGTGAGATTCTTGTTCCTACCGAGCAAGTTGTGGAAATGGTTAAGGGTGCCAGAAAAACATCGGAAAGAAAATTTTTTCCGGGATACATCCTTGTCAACATGGAGATGAACGAACGGAGCTGGCATACTGTTCAGGAGACTCCCAGGGTCACCGGTTTTGTCGGCATTAACATGAGCCAAGCTGGAGCGGACAAAGATATTTATAAAAAAATTCCTTCGTTGACCGATAAGGAAGCGGATAAGATCCTCGGGCGCATCGCAGACGGCGCGAATAAACCTAAACCCAAGGTGGTTTTTGCTGAAGGAGATGCAGTCCGAGTTATTGATGGCCCCTTTGCAAATTTTCAGGGTGTTATTGAAGAAGTTTTTCCGGACAAAGGGCGCGTGCGGGTGATGGTTTCCATATTTGGTCGCTCGACCCCGGTGGAACTCGAATATATACAGGTAAGTAAAAACTGA
- the rplK gene encoding 50S ribosomal protein L11: MAKKIQAFIKLQIPAGKANPSPPVGPALGQHGVNIMDFCKAFNAQTQSAGDTIIPVVITVYSDRSYSFITKTPPASVLLKKAAGLQRGSSNPKKDRVAELDQAKIREIAETKMPDLNAYDIDHAIRIIEGTARSCGITIVK, encoded by the coding sequence ATGGCAAAAAAAATACAAGCATTTATCAAGCTACAGATACCTGCTGGAAAGGCCAATCCGTCTCCACCCGTCGGACCCGCCCTGGGGCAGCACGGTGTCAATATAATGGATTTTTGCAAAGCCTTTAATGCGCAGACACAGTCTGCAGGAGATACCATCATTCCTGTTGTGATCACCGTATATTCGGATCGGTCCTACAGTTTTATCACTAAAACCCCCCCGGCTTCTGTTCTTTTGAAAAAAGCCGCCGGATTGCAGCGTGGTTCAAGTAATCCCAAGAAAGATCGTGTCGCCGAGCTTGATCAGGCAAAAATCCGTGAAATTGCTGAAACCAAAATGCCTGATCTGAATGCCTACGACATTGATCATGCCATCCGTATTATTGAAGGAACGGCAAGAAGTTGTGGCATTACGATAGTAAAGTAA
- the rplA gene encoding 50S ribosomal protein L1 yields MPKRGKQYKNAVSEIDRQKIYDLADALDNVLKIKFAKFDESVDIAVRLGVDPRHADQMVRSSVILPNGTGKTARVLVFAKGDKEKEAMAAGADFAGSDELIEKIKGGWLEFDKTIATPDMMGEVGKIGRILGPRNLMPNAKLGTVTFDIARVVNEIKKGKVDFRVDKAGVVHAVMGKSSFGVDKLAENILAFIDKLIQLKPSTSKGIYLRAISVSSTMGPGFKVDPLQVRSLIKST; encoded by the coding sequence ATGCCGAAACGTGGAAAGCAATACAAAAATGCTGTAAGCGAGATTGACCGTCAGAAAATTTATGATCTCGCCGATGCATTGGACAACGTTCTTAAAATCAAATTTGCCAAATTTGATGAATCTGTTGATATCGCTGTTCGCTTGGGTGTCGATCCGCGGCATGCTGATCAAATGGTCCGATCAAGCGTTATCCTCCCAAATGGCACAGGGAAAACTGCTCGTGTTTTGGTCTTTGCCAAGGGTGACAAAGAAAAAGAAGCGATGGCCGCCGGTGCCGATTTTGCTGGCTCGGACGAGTTGATTGAAAAGATTAAAGGCGGTTGGCTTGAATTTGACAAAACCATCGCAACTCCTGACATGATGGGAGAAGTGGGGAAAATTGGTCGTATTCTTGGGCCGCGTAACTTGATGCCCAATGCCAAACTTGGGACCGTTACCTTTGACATTGCCCGTGTGGTCAATGAAATTAAGAAAGGAAAAGTTGACTTTCGGGTTGATAAAGCTGGTGTTGTTCATGCTGTGATGGGGAAGAGCTCCTTTGGGGTGGATAAGCTGGCTGAAAATATTCTCGCCTTCATTGATAAATTGATTCAATTGAAGCCCTCAACAAGCAAAGGGATTTATCTGCGTGCCATATCGGTTTCCAGCACTATGGGGCCGGGTTTTAAGGTTGATCCCCTTCAAGTTCGATCTCTCATTAAATCGACCTGA
- the rplJ gene encoding 50S ribosomal protein L10 — MNRDQKTDVISELNETFSKAKFAVVADYRGLKVTELEKLRKELRQNDAQIQVAKNTLLKLAVKGTAYEGLSDFFSGTTAVAVGFTEPVGPSKALTAFAAEFNAFSIRSAVLEGSVLTAEDVVALSKLPSREQLLAKLLGTMSAVPTGFVRVLSAVPQKLLYAISAIKDQKEN; from the coding sequence TTGAATCGCGATCAGAAGACCGATGTCATTAGTGAACTCAACGAGACCTTTTCCAAAGCGAAGTTTGCGGTAGTTGCCGATTATCGTGGGCTGAAAGTGACGGAACTGGAAAAGTTGCGTAAAGAACTGCGCCAAAACGATGCGCAAATCCAGGTTGCAAAGAATACCTTGCTCAAGCTGGCGGTTAAGGGGACAGCCTACGAAGGGCTGAGTGACTTCTTCAGTGGCACCACAGCGGTGGCCGTGGGCTTCACAGAGCCGGTTGGTCCATCAAAGGCATTGACTGCTTTTGCCGCGGAATTCAATGCCTTTTCCATCCGTTCGGCTGTCCTCGAAGGAAGTGTGCTGACCGCAGAGGACGTGGTGGCGCTGTCCAAGCTCCCCAGCCGAGAACAGCTGCTTGCCAAGCTGCTTGGCACCATGTCGGCCGTGCCGACTGGATTTGTGCGAGTGCTCAGTGCTGTACCGCAGAAATTACTGTATGCAATTTCTGCAATTAAAGATCAGAAGGAAAATTAA
- the rplL gene encoding 50S ribosomal protein L7/L12 yields the protein MAVTKQDVIDFISNMTVLELSELIKELEEKFGVSAAAPVAVAAVAAPAEGGAAAEEKTEFDVILTNAGDQKIKVIKEVRAITSLGLKEAKDLVEGVPAPIKEGVSKDEAAAIKTQIEGAGGTVEIK from the coding sequence ATGGCTGTAACCAAACAAGATGTGATCGATTTTATTTCCAACATGACTGTTCTCGAGCTCTCTGAGCTGATCAAGGAATTGGAGGAAAAATTTGGTGTTTCTGCAGCTGCCCCGGTGGCGGTTGCTGCGGTTGCCGCACCGGCTGAAGGTGGCGCTGCCGCTGAGGAGAAAACCGAATTTGACGTCATCCTTACCAATGCCGGAGATCAAAAGATCAAGGTAATCAAGGAAGTTCGTGCTATCACCTCGCTGGGCCTCAAGGAGGCGAAAGACTTGGTTGAGGGCGTACCCGCACCAATCAAGGAAGGTGTCAGCAAGGATGAAGCCGCTGCGATCAAAACCCAAATCGAAGGTGCCGGCGGTACCGTAGAGATCAAATAA